From Verrucomicrobiia bacterium, the proteins below share one genomic window:
- a CDS encoding glycosyltransferase family 2 protein, whose amino-acid sequence MPPVPAQITIVVPLFEEAANVAPLVTELIRVFAGESRPWELVLVDDGSRDGTWTEVLAAQATDPRVRGIRHRENRGQSAAVWTGIIRSDAPLLCTLDGDLQNDPSELPRMLSLLDSVDFVCGHRVHRRDSRVRRVSSRVARVARRLALGADFADTGCALRAFRRECLAGVFLFNGLHRFLPILVAGGGFRCREVPVMHRARTAGVSKYGVWNRLGRGLFDLLGVAWYQRRRVAPVVLEDSRRPTDAAGATIPVSRC is encoded by the coding sequence ATGCCCCCGGTGCCCGCGCAGATCACCATCGTCGTTCCGTTGTTCGAGGAGGCCGCGAATGTCGCCCCGCTGGTGACCGAGCTCATCCGGGTCTTCGCCGGGGAATCACGGCCATGGGAACTGGTGCTGGTGGACGACGGGAGCCGCGACGGCACCTGGACCGAGGTGCTGGCGGCGCAGGCGACGGATCCCCGGGTTCGCGGCATCCGCCACCGGGAGAACCGCGGGCAAAGTGCCGCCGTATGGACCGGGATCATCCGCTCCGATGCGCCCCTGCTCTGCACCCTGGACGGCGACCTTCAAAACGACCCCTCCGAGCTGCCGCGGATGTTGTCGCTCCTCGATTCGGTGGATTTTGTCTGCGGCCATCGGGTTCACCGGAGAGACTCGCGGGTGCGGCGGGTGTCCTCGCGGGTGGCGCGGGTCGCCCGAAGACTGGCGCTGGGGGCCGATTTCGCCGACACCGGCTGTGCGCTTCGTGCCTTCCGCCGGGAATGCCTTGCCGGGGTGTTCCTCTTCAACGGACTGCACCGGTTCCTTCCGATCCTCGTGGCCGGCGGCGGCTTTCGATGCCGGGAGGTCCCGGTGATGCACCGGGCCCGGACGGCCGGCGTCTCCAAGTACGGTGTCTGGAACCGCCTTGGCCGGGGGCTGTTCGATCTGCTCGGCGTGGCCTGGTATCAACGCCGTCGGGTGGCTCCGGTGGTTCTTGAAGATTCGCGGCGACCGACG